A single region of the Fusarium fujikuroi IMI 58289 draft genome, chromosome FFUJ_chr05 genome encodes:
- a CDS encoding related to transthyretin-like protein pucM produces MASHTKDPITCHVLDTQAGRPARGIRVRLEGPIPPSTNPHSAAQPRPNTFESMTDDDGRVTAWLPYLSEDAAGEPPLQTLVEVLEDRKGQGSSRWTLRFDTGAYFGEENTFFPEVTVTFRVEEGQTYHVPLLLSPYSYTSYRGS; encoded by the coding sequence ATGGCTTCTCACACCAAAGATCCTATCACGTGCCACGTCCTTGATACGCAGGCTGGCCGCCCTGCTCGTGGCATCCGTGTCCGTCTCGAAGGCCCCATCCCGCCGTCGACCAACCCCCATTCTGCTGCCCAACCTCGACCCAACACCTTCGAATCCATGACCGACGACGATGGCCGTGTTACAGCCTGGCTACCGTATCTCTCTGAGGATGCTGCTGGAGAGCCTCCTCTCCAGACTCTCGTTGAGGTGCTTGAGGACCGCAAGGGGCAGGGTTCGTCGCGATGGACGCTGCGTTTTGATACCGGAGCTTACTTTGGCGAAGAAAATACCTTCTTCCCTGAAGTGACGGTAACATTCCGTGTCGAAGAGGGACAGACGTATCATGTTCCCCTGCTGCTGAGTCCCTATAGTTATACTTCCTACCGTGGAAGCTAA
- a CDS encoding related to MPE1 Role in mRNA 3` end formation, which yields MTSSVFFKFKSQKEPTRVEFDGTGISVFELKREIITKSGLGDGTDFDLHIYTDDNSEEYDDDTTIIPRSTTVIARRQPALKPGAGRAARYVSGKMPVTAKNAGRKEQAVKASSSKPSSDAISQMNNAMTEEEKMAAMFAAQTEQWSAQQEEMSHQTPVFKAGAKRPANVPDHDPPNGYICYRCGNKGHWIQLCPTNDDPEFDNRPRVKRTTGIPRSFLQKVDKSVVLAQTEGDESKRPSGIMVNAEGDFVIAEPDKASWEQFQAKAKSSSTANAPLAENKEIQEQGLECSIDKKMFIEPMKTPCCQKTFCNDCITNALIESDFVCPTCQSEGVLIDDLQPDDEASKKIQEYLKDKETAKTPPPPSPKTLTDAKSDGEKQEKSTDETSDNMEQKPENESSDKTKDSPVNEKSKSPASQTAAVNSPLPGPKNIVSTSQDTNKQLDNLKPTDTSSKKRPADEILDNPRIPRGPKAMQNQQNQQNMVNGMGMNGMGMNMGMNNMMFNGMPMMPNMMGMPNMGNMNMGMPNMNMMGMPNMMGMPGFPGMNGGFGGMPGWDMGMNGMNGMNGMNGMGNMNGGMNGMNGNFGQGAGADEDAYFRKPVNPHRHQNKQRRVRPSDYREL from the exons ATGACGTCCTCCGTCTTTTTCAAATTCAAATCTCAAAAGGAGCCTACTCGAGTCGAGTTTGATGGCACCGGTATCTCAGTGTTTGAGCTGAAGCGTGAGATTATCACAAAGAGTGGTCTAGGAGATGGTACCGATTTTGACCTGCATATTTATACCGATGATAACAGCGAAG AATACGACGATGATACAACTATCATTCCAAGGTCAACGACTGTCATTGCCCGACGCCAACCTGCTCTCAAGCCAGGTGCAGGACGCGCAGCTCGTTATGTGTCTGGAAAGATGCCCGTAACAGCCAAAAACGCTGGTCGCAAGGAGCAAGCGGTGAAGGCCTCCTCATCCAAGCCCAGCTCTGATGCCATCAGTCAGATGAACAATGCTAtgactgaagaggagaagatggctgcCATGTTTGCAGCACAAACCGAACAGTGGTCTGCTCAACAAGAGGAAATGTCTCA CCAAACACCTGTGTTCAAAGCTGGTGCGAAGAGACCAGCAAACGTCCCTGACCATGACCCCCCGAACGGGTACATCTGTTACCGGTGCGGTAACAAAGGTCATTGGATTCAACTGTGCCCTACTAATGACGACCCCGAATTTGACAACCGCCCGCGTGTCAAACGAACCACGGGTATCCCACGTTCATTCCTGCAAAAGGTAGACAAGTCTGTTGTCCTCGCGCAGACTGAGGGTGATGAGTCCAAGCGTCCGTCAGGTATCATGGTCAATGCCGAGGGGGATTTTGTTATTGCTGAGCCCGATAAGGCTTCGTGGGAGCAGTtccaggccaaggccaagtcttCATCTACAGCCAACGCACCACTAGCTGAGAACAAGGAGATTCAGGAACAGGGCTTGGAGTGTTCGATTGACAAGAAGATGTTCATAGAGCCAATGAAGACTCCATGCTGTCAGAAGACCTTTTGTAATGATTGCATAACTAATGCTCTCATCGAAAGCGACTTCGTCTGCCCTACTTGCCAGTCAGAAGGCGTATTGATTGATGACCTTCAgccagatgatgaagcttccAAGAAGATTCAAGAGTATttgaaggacaaggaaacGGCCAAGACTCCCCCGCCTCCGTCGCCCAAGACTTTGACGGATGCCAAGTCGGATGGcgagaagcaagagaagTCAACAGACGAGACTAGCGACAATATGGAGCAAAAGCCTGAGAATGAATCAAGTGACAAGACTAAGGACTCGCCTGTCAAtgaaaagtcaaagtcgCCGGCGTCTCAAACTGCAGCTGTCAACTCACCTCTCCCGGGTCCTAAGAACATTGTATCCACATCTCAAGATACAAACAAACAACTAGATAATCTCAAACCGACAGATACCAGCTCCAAGAAACGGCCCGCAGATGAAATCCTCGACAACCCAAGGATTCCCAGGGGTCCTAAGGCCATGCAGAACCAGCAGAACCAACAGAACATGGTGAATGGCATGGGCATGAATGGCATGGGTATGAACATGGGCATGAATAATATGATGTTCAACGGAATGCCCATGATGCCCAACATGATGGGTATGCCAAATATGGGAAACATGAATATGGGCATGCCAAATATGAATATGATGGGAATGCCCAACATGATGGGAATGCCCGGTTTCCCTGGCATGAATGGCGGATTCGGCGGCATGCCTGGTTGGGACATGGGCATGAATGGAATGAATGGCATGAACGGTATGAACGGCATGGGTAACATGAATGGAGGAATGAACGGTATGAACGGCAACTTTGGACAGGGTGCTGGCGCGGACGAAGACGCCTACTTTCGTAAGCCAGTTAACCCTCATCGCCACCAGAACAAACAGCGAAGAGTGCGACCAAGCGACTACCGAGAGCTCTGA
- a CDS encoding transcription regulator Staf-5 — MSSSSSNVGKTASAPSSSTAIPAATALSSFETSRRPSQAGSSNTQSMPRKSQGARKQHRSQRRPGLGDRSNTGPDDEDAMAELRAFRNPNSRRGQTSITHLLNYSMPRPVQDHHAHSRSYRRTPTWGPGSGYHASDKARYVHANYRFILSPEGTYNKQATDADTHLDWSLVMQILASSESQGSSCPICLSEPVAPRMAKCGHIFCLPCLIRFMNSISSEDETKGRGPRWKKCPICEDSIYMQDVRPVRFYAGQESPFPRIGDDVVLRLMARNAKSTLALPREGGAEALYSQDDIPWHFAANVLDYARMMKGTADYMTAQFDEEIASLGQQAKEDETLFGQTDEWSQKAIRAITVAKEKLADLQVAASPATPAQPSPDADFYFYSSPPHLYLSPLDIRILKTKYGSFSSFPSTLLPRVEHISIGHVVDDTMRRRAKYLGHLPRGCVVNFLECDWTDIVPEETLESFAGDIERRRRRNRDKETLEERERLQAERLEAANLRKTTGYQRLPEPLEEDRAPRMDMEDFQPLSGRSGTTPPDPRPGFETLAEMSTSPSTQRTVWGTRAINGSPEIASAQPLNANDGWLKDEDLFDTTDLAMQLQAIEAAESSVSSNTAAEVRGGINNSAGGKKKKKQKITLMSTGGRRGN, encoded by the coding sequence ATGAGCTCCTCTAGCTCAAACGTGGGAAAAACTGCCTCTGCACCGTCTAGTTCCACAGCCATCCCAGCAGCCACGGCATTATCGAGCTTCGAAACGTCCCGTCGCCCATCACAGGCCGGCTCCTCGAACACGCAATCGATGCCTCGCAAGTCACAGGGCGCTCGCAAACAACACCGGAGCCAGCGGCGACCTGGACTCGGTGACAGGTCAAATACTGGcccagatgatgaagatgccatGGCCGAACTAAGGGCCTTCAGAAACCCCAACAGCAGGCGGGGCCAAACCTCGATTACACATCTACTCAACTACTCAATGCCACGCCCAGTACAGGATCATCATGCACATTCGAGGTCTTATCGTAGAACTCCTACATGGGGACCAGGCTCTGGTTACCATGCAAGCGACAAGGCTCGATACGTTCATGCCAACTACCGATTCATTCTCTCACCAGAAGGCACATACAACAAGCAAGCTACAGATGCCGACACACACCTCGATTGGTCTCTTGTCATGCAAATCCTTGCTTCAAGCGAGTCGCAAGGTTCATCATGCCCCATCTGTCTCTCAGAGCCTGTGGCGCCTCGCATGGCAAAATGCGGTCACATCTTTTGTCTACCTTGCCTCATTCGGTTTATGAACTCAATTTCGAGTGAAGATGAAACGAAGGGTCGCGGACCGAGGTGGAAAAAATGCCCCATTTGCGAAGATTCTATCTATATGCAAGATGTTCGGCCTGTGAGATTTTATGCTGGACAAGAAAGTCCTTTCCCCCGGATTGGTGACGACGTCGTACTGCGGTTAATGGCACGGAATGCAAAATCGACTTTGGCCCTCCCACGAGAGGGTGGTGCCGAGGCGCTGTACTCACAGGATGACATTCCTTGGCACTTTGCTGCCAATGTTTTAGACTACGCTCGCATGATGAAAGGTACAGCTGATTATATGACAGCTCAGTTTGACGAGGAGATTGCTTCGCTGGGCCAACAAGCTAAGGAGGACGAGACCCTCTTCGGACAGACTGATGAATGGTCACAAAAGGCGATTCGGGCTATCACAGTGGCGAAAGAGAAACTGGCTGATCTTCAGGTTGCTGCAAGCCCAGCCACGCCGGCACAACCCTCTCCAGATGCCGACTTCTACTTTTACAGCTCCCCACCTCACCTATATCTCTCACCATTGGATATCCGCATCCTGAAGACCAAGTATGGCTCTTTTTCTTCGTTTCCTTCCACGCTACTCCCCCGCGTCGAGCATATCTCCATTGGCCATGTGGTCGATGACACAATGCGGCGAAGAGCAAAAtatcttggccatcttccCCGTGGATGTGTCGTGAACTTTTTGGAGTGTGATTGGACCGACATCGTGCCAGAAGAGACGCTGGAATCGTTCGCAGGCGACAttgagaggagaaggagacgTAATCGTGACAAAGAAACACTGGAAGAACGGGAGCGGCTGCAAGCAGAGCGGCTTGAAGCCGCGAATCTGCGTAAGACTACTGGATATCAGAGACTTCCTGAGCCGTTAGAAGAGGATAGGGCGCCTCGAATGGACATGGAGGATTTCCAACCATTGAGCGGGCGCTCAGGCACCACGCCCCCGGATCCCCGACCAGGATTCGAGACATTAGCTGAAATGTCGACCAGCCCCTCGACACAAAGGACAGTCTGGGGCACGAGGGCGATTAATGGATCGCCTGAGATAGCATCTGCACAACCCTTGAACGCTAATGACGGTTGGCTCAAAGATGAGGATTTGTTTGATACGACCGATCTGGCGATGCAGCTACAGGCTATCGAAGCTGCGGAGAGTAGCGTCAGTTCAAATACTGCAGCTGAAGTTAGAGGAGGAATCAACAATAGTGCCgggggcaagaagaagaagaaacagaaaatCACACTCATGAGCACTGGTGGCCGGAGAGGTAACTAG
- a CDS encoding related to yippee family protein, producing the protein MVRESGISATKPVFPTFLLPSIKLPFSRRHSVSSSSAESAASSAVTTPASSPPNEGILAKAPRGQLSRISPNTLRCSTCSVDVAFASQIISKGFTGRYGRAFLVAPPAPPAAQTLSNIRVGKSENRQLVTGWHVVADINCGSCSTKLGWKYVDAKEQGQKYKVGKFILEMERVVTYRSWEDAIDEDVAETAMPGKDGEEEDIEFDSDDDDECEDIFAGTWDPEVVEERRRRMMSRRSQAESGE; encoded by the coding sequence ATGGTTCGCGAGAGTGGCATCTCGGCTACCAAGCCAGTCTTTCCTACTTTCTTACTACCCAGCATAAAGCTTCCCTTCTCCCGACGCCACTCGGTCTCCTCGAGTTCCGCAGAATCTGCCGCATCTTCAGCAGTGACAACACCAGCGAGCTCGCCACCAAACGAAGGAATTCTTGCAAAAGCGCCCAGAGGTCAATTATCTCGTATATCTCCGAATACGCTTCGTTGTTCAACATGCTCTGTCGatgttgcttttgcttctcaGATCATATCCAAAGGCTTCACCGGCCGGTACGGTCGTGCGTTTCTTGTGGCCCCGCCTGCGCCTCCAGCGGCCCAGACATTGAGCAACATCCGAGTTGGTAAAAGTGAGAATCGCCAGCTTGTGACAGGATGGCATGTCGTTGCAGACATCAACTGCGGGTCATGCTCAACAAAACTTGGCTGGAAGTATGTGGATGCTAAAGAACAAGGCCAGAAGTACAAAGTCGGAAAATTCATCCTTGAGATGGAACGAGTGGTTACGTACCGGAGCTGGGAGGATGCaattgatgaagatgttgcaGAGACTGCCATGCCAGGcaaggatggcgaggaagaggacatTGAATTTgattctgatgatgatgatgaatgcgaAGATATATTTGCAGGGACTTGGGACCCTGAGGTTGTAGAAGAGAGGCgaaggaggatgatgtcACGTCGA
- a CDS encoding probable arsenite translocating ATPase (ASNA1): MSTAVISAEDALEPSLQSLLDQRSLRWIFVGGKGGVGKTTTSCSLAIQLAKVRRSVLLISTDPAHNLSDAFSQKFGKEARLVNGFDNLSAMEIDPNGSIQDMLAGQGEADDVNAAAGGPLGGMMQDLAFAIPGIDEAMSFAEVLKQVKSLSYETIVFDTAPTGHTLRFLQFPTVLEKALAKVSQLSSQYGPLLNGFLGSGGQLPNGQNLNDMIQKLESLRETIGEVNTQFQDAELTTFVCVCIAEFLSLYETERMIQELAGYGIDTHSIVVNQLLFPKKASDCDQCNARRKMQRKYLDQYEELYAEDFNVVKMPLLVEEVRGKEKLEKFSEMLVTPYVPPE; encoded by the exons ATGTCCACCGCAGTTATCTCCGCCGAGGATGCCCTTGAGCCCTCTCTGCAGTCTCTCCTGGACCAGCGAAGCCTTCGTTGGATCTTTGTCGGTGGCAAGGGTGGTGTCGGCAAGACCACGACTTCTTGCTCTCTCGCGATTCAGCTTGCCAAGGTCCGACGctctgttcttctcatctcgacCGATCCCGCCCACAACCTTTCAGATGCTTTCTCTCAGAAATTTGGCAAAGAGGCCCGCCTCGTCAATGGGTTTGACAACCTGAGTGCCATGGAGATCGACCCGAATGGTAGCATTCAGGATATGTTAGCAGGCCAGGGCGAGGCCGATGATGTCAACGCTGCGGCTGGTGGTCCTCTGGGAGGCATGATGCAGGATCTGGCATTCGCA ATCCCTGGTATCGACGAGGCTATGTCCTTTGCCGAAGTCCTGAAGCAAGTCAAGTCCCTCTCATACGAGACCATCGTCTTCGACACAGCCCCAACAGGCCACACCCTGCGCTTCCTCCAGTTTCCCACCGTTCTCGAGAAGGCTCTCGCAAAGGTTTCTCAGCTATCGTCACAGTACGGTCCTCTCCTCAATGGCTTCCTTGGCTCCGGAGGCCAGCTACCCAATGGACAGAACCTCAATGATATGATTCAGAAACTTGAATCCTTGCGAGAGACCATCGGCGAGGTTAATACTCAGTTCCAGGACGCCGAACTCACCACGTTTGTCTGTGTGTGCATTGCAGAGTTTCTGAGTCTCTACGAGACGGAGCGTATGATTCAGGAGCTTGCTGGTTATGGTATCGATACCCACTCCATCGTTGTCAACCAGCTGCTCTTCCCAAAGAAGGCTAGCGATTGCGATCAGTGCAACGCCCGTCGCAAGATGCAGCGCAAGTATCTTGACCAGTATGAAGAACTATATGCTGAGGACTTCAATGTCGTCAAGATGCCtctccttgttgaggaggtacgaggaaaggagaagcttgagaagtttAGCGAAATGCTTGTTACGCCCTATGTTCCTCCTGAGTAA
- a CDS encoding probable cytosolic nonspecific dipeptidase yields the protein MAPQLDGFFKQVDSSADHFIERLRKAVAIPSISAEDARRPDVVRMGEWLGEELKALGASVELRPLGKQPHKEYLDLPPVVLARYGSDKNKRTILVYGHYDVQPAEKSDGWATEPFDLTVDEKGRMFGRGSTDDKGPVLGWLNAIEAHQKAGVEFPVNLLMCFEGMEEYGSEGLDDLIKEEAKKYFADAEAVCISDNYWLGTEKPCLTYGLRGCNYYSVEISGPGADLHSGVFGGTAQEPMTDLVRVLGSLVNTGGEIQIPGIKEQVAPVTADEEGLYDGISFTMDNIHESLGSKTTIFDDKKRTLMGRWRYPSLSIHGVEGAFSAPGAKTVIPAKVIGKFSIRTVPDMDIDKTNEAVYKYVDEQFAKLGSKNTLKVYAQHTGKWWVASPKHWNFSAAAKAVERVWGVEPDYTREGGRQVTLTQIIPVTLTFEEATGKNVLLLPMGSSTDGAHSINEKLDKRNYIEGIKLLGAYLHYVAEEPQS from the exons atggcCCCCCAGCTCGACGGTTTCTTCAAGCAAGTCGATAGCTCGGCTGACCACTTCATCGAGCGCCTGCGCAAGGCTGTCGCCATTCCGTCTATCTCAGCCGAGGATGCCCGTCGCCCTGATGTTGTTCGCATGGGAGAGTGGCTCGGCGAAGAGTTGAAGGCTCTTGGAGCCTCTGTAGAGCTTCGGCCCCTTGGGAAGCAGCCTCATAAGGAGTACCTCGACTTACCTCCCGTTGTCCTTGCACGATACGGAAGCGACAAGAATAAGCGTACTATCCTTGTCTATGGGCATTACGACGTCCAGCCTGCGGAAAAGAGCGATGGATGGGCTACTGAGCCATTTGACCTTACTGTGGACGAAAAGGGTCGTATGTTTGGCCGTGGATCTACAGACGACAAGGGTCCAGTTTTAGGCTGGTTGAATGCTATCGAGGCTCACCAAAAAGCTGGCGTTGAATTCCCTGTCAACCTGCTGATGTGCTTCGAGGGTATGGAGGAATACGGTTCGGAAGGCCTCGATGACCTAATCAAGGAAGAGGCTAAGAAGTACTTTGCTGATGCCGAGGCTGTCTGCATTTCCGACAACTACTGGCTCGGTACTGAGAAGCCATGCTTAACTTACGGTCTCCGTGGTTGCAACTACTACTCAGTTGAGATCTCCGGCCCTGGCGCCGATCTTCATAGTGGTGTCTTCGGCGGTACCGCCCAGGAGCCCATGACTGACCTCGTTAGAGTCCTAGGATCTCTGGTCAATACTGGCGGCGAGATCCAGATTCCCGGTATTAAGGAGCAGGTTGCACCTGTCACGGCGGATGAGGAGGGTCTCTATGATGGAATTTCATTCACTATGGACAACATTCATGAGTCCCTGGGTAGCAAGACCACCATTTTCGATGATAAGAAGCGTACTCTGATGGGTCGCTGGAGATACCCATCTCTATCTATTCATGGCGTTGAGGGTGCTTTCTCTGCTCCTGGAGCTAAGACTGTTATTCCTGCCAAGGTTATCGGAAAGTTCTCTATCCGAACTGTTCCCGACATGGACATTGACAAGACCAACGAGGCTGTGTACAAGTACGTTGACGAGCAGTTTGCCAAGCTTGGCAGCAAGAACACCCTCAAGGTGTATGCTCAGCATACTGGCAAGTGGTGGGTTGCATCACCAAAACACTGGAACTTCTCGGCTGCAGCCAAAGCTGTCGAACGTGTGTGGGGTGTCGAGCCCGATTATACTCGCGAAGGTGGAAGGCAAGTTACTCTGACCCAAAT CATCCCTGTTACCCTGACATTTGAGGAGGCCACAGGCAAGAATGTTCTTTTGCTGCCCATGGGTAGCTCGACAGACGGCGCTCACTCTATCAAcgagaagctcgacaagCGCAACTACATTGAGGGTATTAAGCTGCTTGGTGCTTATCTACACTatgttgctgaggagccTCAGTCTTGA